GCAAAGTCGTATTGCTGCTGCTTTTGTTGCCGGAATGGCTTTCGTCCTAACACTCACTCGTCTACTTCGCAAGAGAGTTGGGGCCGCTGCAACTGCTCCAATTCAGTCGACGTAAGGTGGATTGGGTGATGGCTCAACAAGCAAAACAACGGCGCATAACACTTTATAAAAGGTCAAAGTCAAGAGACAGAGATCTCCCGAGTCGAAGTGAAGCAACGACGGGTAGCGGAATTGACGACATACGACGATAGTTTCCACTGACGGCCGAACCTCGTATCACGTGAGCGAGGGGTTCTTTCAGTGACTGACTGTCCCAAACACTTTAGCGGGCTTGTGAGCGCAACGAGCGTCGGTAGCTCGATTGCATGTCCCAGATATTAGGTCGGCACGAGTGCTCGTATCCCAATCAAACTAGCGAAGGACAGGTTATTCCGGCATGGTCTCCGACAACACCAGCCGGCCTGCCTTCAGTTATGCGCACGGGCTTACGGGCACGAGGCCAGTCACGAAGTTTCTCGATCGCAACGCCTTTGAATGTTCTGAATTCTTGATGTCGAGTTAAGACATAGTACGTAATCTTAGCAAGTTCTTTGGCAACAACGGTACGGGCGATGGCTTTGGTGGATCGTTCTTCCAGGCGAGTAGCGAACTGCTTGATCTCCGGGTAGTACATCATCGCCTTGATGGCTGCCTCAGTGAACGCGTACTTGAGATACTTGTTGCCATCTTTGGATCCCGAGCGGTGCGCGTGTTTTCTTCCGGAATCTTTGGCACCGGGGACCAATCGACAATACGAGCAGTAATGTCGGGCATCGGCAAAGCGGCAGACATCACCGGTTTCCATCGCAATGATCGACCCTGTGATGTCGCCGATCCCGGGGATCGACATTAACAGTTGCACGGTTGGCGTGGGTCGGAGTTTTGTTTTGAAATACTTCTCCAGTTGCTTCCGGTGCTCGGTGGCTTGCATGCATTGGCGGTGATACATCAACAGCGTCATACGATACTCGACAGGCACGGAACAGTGCTCGAGGAACGTTGCAAACCCGACCAGGGAGGGAGAAACCTCAAGGCGCGTATTGAATTGTGCCAGAATGCTGCTGATGCGCAGAATGATGTTCGTCCGCTTGTGTTCCATGACCATACGCTGCCGCAACAGATCGCGCATGGCACGATACTCC
The sequence above is a segment of the Bacteroidota bacterium genome. Coding sequences within it:
- a CDS encoding IS110 family transposase, with translation MLYTGIDLHRRSMVLCTVDEQGTVIMRQTMKTQPEVVMSYFAQWPAQDQHAVVESTTGWYWLCDLLHSLGIRIVLAHAKYLKAISYAKVKTDAVDAHTLAQLLRLGYIPEAYQLPPEYRAMRDLLRQRMVMEHKRTNIILRISSILAQFNTRLEVSPSLVGFATFLEHCSVPVEYRMTLLMYHRQCMQATEHRKQLEKYFKTKLRPTPTVQLLMSIPGIGDITGSIIAMETGDVCRFADARHYCSYCRLVPGAKDSGRKHAHRSGSKDGNKYLKYAFTEAAIKAMMYYPEIKQFATRLEERSTKAIARTVVAKELAKITYYVLTRHQEFRTFKGVAIEKLRDWPRARKPVRITEGRPAGVVGDHAGITCPSLV